In Pseudanabaena yagii GIHE-NHR1, a genomic segment contains:
- the topA gene encoding type I DNA topoisomerase: protein MKKLLLVESPSKCKTIQAILGSEWQVEASFGHFTELAKDGEDSLGFTMHKDTNKIECRYQLTEGKGQQVVAKLREVVKNASEVVLATDGDREGEGIAWHLQQQLKLRNPKRAVYNQITPTAVKAAIANAHQLDLNLISAQRARQCLDRLIGFKVSPLVRRTSGGSSAGRVQSVALHIVCQREREISAFVPITYWSVWTEYAEGFTAFYAGSSEIEPVLDDQDVTDDAAEVNTESTVESKRVLSEAEAARIIQVARNHPHVVREATGVTAQKSPLPPFITSSLQQAASVRLGLSPEETMKVAQELFEGVDLPQGRKGLITYHRTDSTSLAPEFCAEVKEWLSKHDPDNVPKKTTRYREQANAQSAHEAIRPTYLSITPKTVRDHLSATQHQLYELIWRRAVASQCANALIQKSRVIIQAGSTLWQTRGSILTFAGYTRYWNDLSKDKHIPALTSGQTLALANAGFTQKQTQPPARYSEAKLVQVLERQGVGRPSTFAAIVKTLKDRTYVLLKGKVLEPTALGMSTDDVLHKTFPDLLRADFTAGMETTLDEISVGKLEWQSYLIGWHQSYFQPMLARAYTNLGADLQPSNRKNELSDVACPDCSHPLSKIPSKKVSGGHFLKCEHGCENLVMFWSDRCNQWEIPQPKGENAVTAEATSFACPVCGKPLAKFPYSKDGVDKVMLKCADVQARQRKDHADVVFFWSSQEKWWSKKFGDLDEAAKPNLGKVSTGKEKKAAQGKPKQAGKVAKPSPKKLS, encoded by the coding sequence ATGAAAAAGCTGTTACTCGTTGAATCTCCATCCAAGTGCAAAACCATTCAAGCCATCCTTGGCAGTGAATGGCAAGTAGAAGCTTCCTTTGGTCACTTTACGGAACTTGCCAAAGATGGTGAAGATAGCTTGGGCTTTACGATGCACAAAGATACCAACAAAATTGAATGTCGCTACCAATTGACTGAAGGCAAAGGTCAACAGGTAGTCGCTAAACTACGTGAAGTTGTGAAGAATGCTTCAGAAGTGGTGCTGGCTACCGATGGCGATCGCGAGGGTGAGGGGATTGCTTGGCATTTACAACAGCAACTCAAGTTGCGTAATCCTAAACGTGCGGTCTATAACCAGATTACGCCTACGGCGGTTAAAGCCGCGATCGCCAATGCTCATCAGTTAGATTTGAACTTGATTTCGGCGCAACGCGCTAGACAATGTTTGGATCGGTTGATTGGGTTTAAGGTTTCGCCTTTAGTACGGCGGACAAGTGGCGGTAGCTCGGCTGGTCGGGTGCAGTCGGTGGCTTTGCACATTGTCTGTCAGCGTGAACGGGAGATTAGTGCCTTTGTGCCGATTACTTACTGGTCTGTATGGACGGAATATGCTGAAGGCTTCACGGCTTTCTATGCGGGTAGTAGTGAGATAGAGCCTGTGCTTGACGATCAGGATGTTACCGATGATGCGGCGGAAGTGAATACGGAATCTACGGTTGAATCAAAACGGGTATTGTCGGAAGCGGAAGCAGCCAGAATTATTCAAGTTGCGCGTAATCATCCCCATGTCGTTCGCGAGGCTACGGGTGTCACTGCTCAGAAATCACCGTTGCCGCCTTTCATTACCAGTTCGCTCCAGCAAGCAGCTTCCGTGAGATTAGGGCTATCACCTGAAGAGACAATGAAGGTGGCTCAAGAGTTGTTTGAGGGTGTCGATTTGCCTCAAGGTCGTAAGGGTTTGATTACCTATCACCGCACTGATAGCACCAGTCTTGCGCCTGAGTTTTGTGCTGAGGTGAAGGAATGGCTGTCGAAACACGATCCTGATAATGTGCCTAAAAAAACTACTCGTTATCGTGAACAAGCTAATGCTCAATCCGCCCATGAAGCGATTCGTCCTACCTATTTGAGTATTACTCCAAAAACGGTGAGAGACCATCTCAGTGCGACACAGCATCAACTCTATGAGTTAATCTGGCGCAGAGCCGTTGCTTCTCAATGTGCGAATGCTTTGATTCAAAAAAGTCGGGTGATTATTCAGGCAGGTTCGACGCTCTGGCAAACTAGGGGCAGTATTCTCACCTTTGCAGGTTATACGCGCTATTGGAATGATTTGAGTAAAGATAAACATATTCCTGCGTTAACGAGCGGTCAGACCTTGGCTTTGGCAAATGCGGGGTTTACGCAGAAGCAAACTCAACCTCCTGCTAGGTATAGCGAGGCGAAGCTAGTACAAGTGCTAGAACGTCAGGGTGTGGGTAGACCGAGTACGTTTGCGGCGATCGTCAAGACGCTTAAGGATAGAACCTATGTGTTACTCAAAGGGAAGGTTCTCGAACCTACGGCTTTGGGAATGTCTACGGATGATGTGTTGCATAAAACTTTCCCTGATCTGCTCAGAGCCGATTTTACCGCAGGCATGGAGACGACTTTGGATGAAATCTCGGTGGGTAAGTTGGAGTGGCAAAGCTATTTGATTGGTTGGCATCAGTCCTATTTTCAGCCGATGTTGGCGCGAGCTTATACGAATCTCGGTGCGGATTTACAGCCAAGTAATCGTAAAAATGAGCTTTCAGATGTGGCTTGTCCTGATTGTAGTCATCCGCTCAGTAAGATTCCTTCTAAGAAGGTGAGTGGTGGGCATTTTCTCAAGTGTGAGCATGGCTGTGAGAATCTGGTGATGTTTTGGAGCGATCGCTGTAATCAGTGGGAGATTCCTCAACCGAAGGGTGAGAATGCAGTAACGGCGGAGGCGACTAGTTTTGCTTGTCCTGTTTGTGGTAAGCCTTTGGCTAAGTTTCCCTACAGTAAGGATGGTGTGGATAAGGTGATGTTGAAGTGTGCGGATGTGCAGGCGCGGCAACGCAAGGATCATGCGGATGTGGTCTTTTTCTGGTCTTCTCAGGAGAAGTGGTGGTCGAAGAAGTTTGGTGATTTGGATGAGGCGGCTAAGCCGAATTTGGGTAAGGTTTCAACGGGGAAGGAGAAGAAAGCTGCTCAGGGAAAGCCTAAACAGGCGGGTAAAGTAGCTAAGCCTAGTCCTAAAAAGTTATCTTGA
- a CDS encoding type I restriction-modification system subunit M: protein MTNGQNRTNGQKKKLDKQLWDIADTLRGKMNPDEFRDYCLGFIFYKYLSERQYLFANGILAEDKIDFLGLDESSAEGQEYLEAIKEESIAGLGYFLKPSELFGALAKRSLGNKQTEEIDKLTDEDFEKSSVFILDDLTQVLNNIERSTMGKESEEDFDHLFEDLDLTSTKLGRTPKAKNALIAKILVHLNKIDFRLEDSESDVLGDAYEYLIGQFASGAGKKAGEFYTPQQVSKVLAKIVTTGKRRLKSVYDPTCGSGSLLLRVAREVDEVGDYYGQEMNRTTYNLARMNMILHGVHYRNFDLRQEDTLEHPQHEGMRFEAVVANPPFSAHWTANKLFESDDRFSQYGRLAPSSKADFAFVQHMLHHLDENGTMAVVLPHGVLFRGAAEGEIRKYLINERNWLDAVIGLPANIFYGTSIPTCVLVFKKCREHPQDILFIDASAHFEKAKNQNFLRDDDVEKIISTYRQRLQEEKYSYCAPLAEIEENDFNLNIPRYVDTFEEEEEIDLAAIALELRSMDREMEENDRVIRGFCEELGIEVPL, encoded by the coding sequence ATGACGAACGGACAAAACAGAACCAACGGACAAAAGAAAAAATTAGATAAACAACTCTGGGATATTGCCGATACGCTGCGGGGCAAGATGAATCCCGATGAGTTTCGGGATTATTGCTTGGGGTTTATTTTTTATAAGTACCTGTCGGAGCGTCAGTATCTTTTTGCTAATGGTATTTTGGCGGAGGATAAGATTGATTTTTTGGGGCTTGATGAGTCGTCAGCAGAGGGTCAGGAATATTTAGAGGCTATTAAAGAGGAGTCGATCGCGGGGTTAGGTTATTTTCTGAAGCCGTCGGAGTTGTTTGGGGCTTTGGCAAAACGATCGCTGGGCAATAAGCAGACTGAGGAGATTGATAAGCTGACGGATGAGGATTTTGAAAAGAGTTCGGTATTCATTCTGGACGATCTAACTCAGGTGCTGAATAACATCGAGCGATCGACGATGGGAAAAGAGAGTGAGGAGGATTTCGATCATTTGTTTGAAGATTTGGATCTGACTTCGACGAAGTTGGGGCGGACTCCAAAGGCGAAGAATGCACTGATTGCCAAGATTTTGGTTCATTTGAATAAGATTGATTTTCGGTTGGAGGATAGCGAGAGTGATGTGCTGGGGGATGCCTATGAGTATTTGATTGGACAGTTTGCCAGTGGAGCAGGGAAGAAGGCGGGAGAGTTTTATACGCCGCAACAAGTTTCTAAGGTGTTGGCGAAAATTGTAACGACGGGAAAACGGCGGCTAAAGTCAGTATATGACCCGACTTGTGGATCGGGTTCGTTGTTGTTGCGGGTGGCGCGAGAGGTGGATGAAGTTGGGGATTATTACGGACAGGAGATGAACCGCACGACTTACAACCTTGCCAGAATGAATATGATTTTGCATGGAGTGCATTATCGGAATTTTGATTTGCGGCAAGAGGATACGCTGGAGCATCCGCAGCATGAGGGTATGCGGTTTGAGGCTGTGGTGGCGAATCCGCCTTTTTCGGCGCATTGGACTGCGAATAAGCTGTTTGAGTCAGACGATCGCTTTAGTCAGTATGGGAGGTTAGCGCCGAGTTCTAAGGCGGATTTTGCGTTTGTGCAGCATATGTTGCATCATTTGGATGAGAATGGAACGATGGCGGTGGTGTTGCCGCATGGGGTTTTGTTTCGGGGTGCGGCGGAGGGGGAGATCCGCAAGTATTTGATCAATGAGCGTAATTGGTTAGATGCGGTGATTGGTTTACCTGCGAATATTTTTTATGGGACGAGTATTCCAACTTGTGTGTTGGTGTTTAAGAAGTGTCGGGAGCATCCGCAGGATATTTTGTTTATTGATGCGAGCGCACATTTTGAGAAGGCGAAGAATCAGAATTTTTTGCGGGATGATGATGTGGAGAAAATTATTTCTACCTATCGGCAACGCTTACAGGAAGAAAAATATAGCTATTGTGCGCCGTTGGCGGAGATTGAAGAGAATGACTTTAATTTGAATATTCCGCGTTATGTGGATACGTTTGAGGAGGAGGAGGAGATTGATTTGGCGGCGATCGCTTTGGAGTTGAGATCGATGGATCGGGAGATGGAGGAAAATGATCGGGTGATTCGCGGGTTTTGTGAGGAGTTGGGGATTGAGGTTCCGTTATGA
- a CDS encoding type IV secretory system conjugative DNA transfer family protein, with product MKGKQLLIIGMKREKQDVVAPLLATVLHMIVTRNVVSTKREDPLLVAIDELPTLYLPSLVQWLNVHREDGLSCMLGFQNLVQLEETYGKEVSRAIFGGCATKAIFNPLEPESAKIFSDYLGDEHLKYKSKSRSSGGGRTSSSTSDQERTRKLFAPEDFLKLPQGNCILISPGYSSKKEANVPRRCHIKIPKVDAERADKSKSKWEALKLKLVQKGHQVPITDAAITLRKDYFQVYFPLPAKDAINAPKSTVPAWAEGL from the coding sequence TTGAAAGGTAAGCAATTGCTGATTATCGGCATGAAGCGGGAAAAGCAGGATGTAGTTGCACCATTGCTGGCAACAGTTTTGCATATGATTGTTACCCGTAATGTGGTGTCCACTAAACGCGAAGATCCTTTACTAGTAGCGATCGATGAGTTGCCAACTTTGTATTTACCGAGCCTTGTCCAATGGCTGAACGTTCACCGTGAGGATGGCTTGTCCTGTATGTTGGGTTTCCAAAATCTCGTTCAGTTAGAAGAAACCTATGGCAAGGAAGTATCAAGAGCAATCTTTGGTGGCTGTGCAACCAAGGCGATTTTCAATCCCCTTGAGCCTGAATCAGCGAAGATTTTCTCTGATTATTTAGGGGATGAGCATTTGAAATACAAATCCAAGTCCCGTAGTTCGGGTGGTGGTAGGACTAGCAGCAGTACATCGGATCAGGAACGTACACGCAAACTATTTGCTCCAGAGGATTTTCTCAAGTTACCGCAAGGTAATTGTATTCTCATCTCCCCCGGCTATAGCTCTAAGAAGGAAGCAAATGTGCCTCGGCGTTGCCATATTAAAATCCCCAAAGTTGATGCAGAGAGGGCTGATAAGAGCAAGTCTAAATGGGAGGCGCTGAAGCTTAAGTTAGTGCAAAAAGGACATCAAGTACCAATTACGGATGCGGCGATCACTTTGCGTAAGGATTACTTTCAAGTGTATTTTCCTTTACCTGCCAAAGATGCAATTAATGCGCCCAAGTCCACTGTCCCTGCTTGGGCTGAAGGTTTATAG
- a CDS encoding IS1 family transposase (programmed frameshift), with amino-acid sequence MKCPKCGLTHIRKNGKRGDKQNHICADCGRQFIDHYSVLGYSQDVKKICLKMYCNGMGFRQIERCTDVSHNSVINWVKEAAKQLPEHPPIETIPDVGELDELQTFVGSKKTIWLWTAVNHFSQGILAWVLGDRSSKTFEPLWTLIKVWQCYFWVTDGYCVYKMFINSEDQIISKTYMTRVEGENTRLRHYLARLHRKTLCYSKSEQMLRYSIRLLIHYLKYKSIPTFS; translated from the exons ATGAAATGTCCAAAGTGTGGTTTAACACATATTCGTAAAAATGGGAAACGAGGAGACAAACAAAATCATATTTGCGCTGATTGCGGTCGTCAGTTCATTGATCATTACTCAGTGCTGGGATATTCCCAAGATGTCAAAAAAATATGCCTAAAAATGTACTGCAACGGCATGGGATTTAGACAAATTGAGAGATGTACCGATGTTAGTCACAACTCAGTCATCAACTGGGTTAAGGAAGCAGCCAAGCAATTACCAGAACATCCACCGATTGAGACTATTCCTGATGTTGGTGAACTGGATGAACTCCAGACTTTTGTTGGGTCAAAAAAAACT ATTTGGCTATGGACTGCGGTGAATCATTTTAGCCAAGGTATCTTGGCTTGGGTATTAGGGGATAGGAGTAGCAAAACCTTTGAACCTCTATGGACATTGATTAAGGTTTGGCAATGCTATTTCTGGGTTACCGATGGCTACTGTGTCTACAAAATGTTTATCAACTCGGAAGATCAAATTATTAGCAAAACCTACATGACCAGAGTTGAGGGTGAAAATACGAGACTGAGACATTATCTTGCCAGATTGCATCGCAAAACTTTATGTTATTCAAAATCTGAACAAATGTTGCGGTATTCAATTCGTCTGTTAATTCATTATCTCAAGTACAAATCGATTCCCACCTTTTCTTGA